A single Desulfovibrio piger DNA region contains:
- a CDS encoding 2-isopropylmalate synthase, with amino-acid sequence MSNRVLFFDTTLRDGEQSPGATMNLQEKLRIAYQLEVLGVDIMEAGFPASSQGDFESVQRIARQAKSIQVAGLCRCMDSDIDRCWEAVKDARNPRIHTFLSTSPLHMKYKLRKDPEVVLQMIEAGVRRCAGYTDNVEFSAEDASRSERDFLCRVVETAIRAGATTINLPDTVGYAQPQEFADLIRYVIENTPNSDKAIFSVHCHNDLGLAVANTLAALSVGARQAEVTISGIGERAGNAALEELAMALRVRKDYYGLEHGIVTEQLYPSCRLLSMTIGQPIPNNKAIVGANAFAHESGIHQDGMLKNRETYEIMTPQSVGRNESNLVIGKHSGRNAVRNKFESLGYSLDDDQLQIVFEAVKALADRKKTLLDDDLMALVQEEVYRMPDLYRLRHVSVQSSDAGGVPPTAAVLMDVDGMEKSGAGFGVGPVDAIFNVINDMLGREPQLEQYAVNAVTGGTDALGEVTVRLREGEFSAVGRGAHPDILVATARAYVNALNHLAKKEKEGERLHCQHS; translated from the coding sequence ATGTCCAACCGCGTGCTCTTTTTCGACACCACCCTGCGTGACGGCGAACAGTCGCCGGGCGCGACCATGAACCTTCAGGAAAAGCTCCGTATTGCCTACCAGCTCGAAGTGCTGGGCGTGGACATTATGGAAGCCGGTTTCCCCGCCTCCAGCCAGGGGGATTTCGAGTCCGTGCAGCGTATCGCCCGGCAGGCGAAATCCATCCAGGTGGCGGGCCTGTGCCGCTGCATGGACAGCGACATCGACCGCTGCTGGGAGGCCGTGAAGGACGCCAGGAATCCCCGCATCCATACCTTCCTCTCTACCTCGCCCCTGCACATGAAGTACAAGCTGCGCAAGGACCCTGAGGTGGTGCTGCAGATGATCGAGGCCGGGGTGCGCCGCTGCGCCGGATACACCGACAACGTGGAGTTCTCCGCCGAGGACGCCTCCCGTTCCGAGCGTGACTTCCTGTGCCGCGTGGTGGAGACCGCCATCAGGGCCGGTGCCACCACCATCAACCTGCCCGATACCGTGGGCTATGCCCAGCCGCAGGAATTCGCCGACCTCATCCGCTACGTCATCGAGAACACGCCCAACAGCGACAAGGCCATCTTCAGCGTGCACTGCCACAACGACCTGGGCCTGGCCGTGGCCAACACCCTGGCCGCCCTCAGCGTGGGGGCCCGCCAGGCCGAGGTGACCATCAGCGGCATCGGCGAACGCGCCGGCAACGCCGCCCTTGAAGAGCTGGCCATGGCCCTGCGCGTGCGCAAGGACTACTACGGCCTGGAGCACGGCATCGTCACCGAGCAGCTCTATCCTTCCTGCCGCCTGCTCTCCATGACCATCGGCCAGCCCATTCCCAACAACAAGGCCATCGTGGGCGCCAACGCCTTTGCCCATGAGTCCGGCATCCATCAGGACGGCATGCTCAAGAACCGCGAGACCTACGAGATCATGACCCCGCAGTCCGTGGGCCGCAACGAGAGCAACCTGGTCATCGGCAAGCATTCCGGCCGCAATGCCGTGCGCAACAAGTTCGAGAGCCTGGGCTACAGCCTGGACGACGACCAGCTGCAGATCGTTTTCGAGGCCGTCAAGGCCCTGGCCGACCGCAAGAAGACCCTGCTCGACGACGACCTCATGGCCCTGGTGCAGGAAGAAGTCTACCGTATGCCCGACCTCTACCGTCTGCGCCATGTGAGCGTGCAGAGCTCCGATGCCGGCGGCGTGCCGCCCACGGCCGCCGTGCTCATGGACGTGGACGGCATGGAAAAGAGCGGCGCGGGCTTCGGTGTGGGCCCCGTGGACGCCATCTTCAATGTCATCAACGACATGCTGGGCCGCGAACCCCAGCTGGAACAGTACGCGGTCAATGCCGTCACCGGCGGTACCGACGCCCTGGGCGAAGTGACCGTGCGCCTGCGCGAAGGCGAGTTCTCGGCCGTGGGCCGCGGCGCCCATCCCGACATCCTGGTGGCCACGGCGCGCGCCTATGTGAACGCCCTCAACCACCTGGCCAAGAAGGAAAAGGAAGGCGAGCGCCTGCACTGCCAGCACAGCTAG
- the pssA gene encoding CDP-diacylglycerol--serine O-phosphatidyltransferase codes for MVVDTKPQEKKLPVHKSIYLLPNLITSLSMFMGFLSMVWAVQSRFEEAGLAIVLSALLDGMDGKVARLTHTASEFGVQYDSLADLIAFGLAPAFLLWQWQLEGLGRFGVVVAFLFAACGALRLARFNISTAVTGKRFFIGLPIPAAGCTVVAFLYFAGILPEFFRPALPYVSSIIALGLGVLMVSRVRYFSFKEYDFLRAHPVRYLLAVMVIFGLVYAQPRLFGFLLCAVYLCGGLYYSFVILPRRNRQLLRALNLQDEDKAA; via the coding sequence ATGGTTGTGGACACCAAGCCGCAAGAAAAAAAACTGCCCGTACACAAGAGCATCTACCTCCTGCCCAACCTCATCACGTCGTTGAGCATGTTCATGGGCTTTCTGTCCATGGTCTGGGCCGTGCAGTCCCGTTTTGAAGAGGCGGGGCTGGCCATCGTGCTGTCCGCCCTCTTGGACGGCATGGACGGCAAGGTGGCGCGCCTGACCCATACGGCCAGTGAATTCGGTGTCCAGTATGACTCCCTGGCCGACCTCATCGCCTTCGGCCTTGCTCCGGCCTTCCTGCTCTGGCAGTGGCAGCTGGAGGGCCTGGGCCGTTTCGGCGTGGTGGTGGCCTTTCTGTTCGCCGCCTGCGGCGCCCTGCGTCTGGCCCGCTTCAACATCAGCACGGCCGTGACCGGCAAACGCTTCTTCATCGGCCTGCCCATCCCCGCCGCGGGCTGCACGGTGGTGGCCTTCCTGTATTTTGCCGGCATCCTGCCGGAATTCTTCCGGCCCGCCCTGCCCTATGTCAGCAGCATCATCGCGCTGGGCCTGGGCGTGCTCATGGTCAGCCGCGTGCGCTACTTCTCCTTCAAGGAGTATGATTTCCTGCGGGCCCATCCGGTGCGCTATCTGCTGGCCGTTATGGTCATCTTCGGCCTGGTCTACGCCCAGCCGCGCCTGTTCGGCTTTCTGCTTTGTGCCGTCTATCTCTGCGGCGGCCTCTACTATTCTTTCGTCATCCTGCCCCGTCGTAACCGTCAGCTACTACGCGCCCTGAATCTGCAGGACGAAGATAAAGCTGCGTAA
- a CDS encoding phosphatidylserine decarboxylase family protein, translated as MRPASCGITPEGWPTIGITALTALVFACLDWPVPAVLALALCWFAFHFFRDPERVVPTAPGLAVSPADGRVVRIERKPDPLTGEERTCVSIFMNVFSVHVNRSPVSGVVEQIRYWPGTFVNAAYDKAATDNERCGYLLRGEDGAAWTMVQIAGLIARRIVCRVSEGDALERGQRYGMIRFGSRVDLYLPEGYVPSVSIGEQVFAGQSTLATRN; from the coding sequence ATGCGCCCTGCTTCCTGCGGCATCACCCCCGAAGGCTGGCCCACCATCGGCATCACGGCCCTGACGGCCCTTGTTTTCGCCTGTCTCGACTGGCCGGTCCCCGCTGTCCTGGCCCTGGCCCTGTGCTGGTTCGCCTTCCATTTCTTCCGTGACCCCGAACGCGTGGTGCCCACCGCGCCCGGCCTGGCCGTCAGCCCGGCCGACGGCCGTGTCGTCCGCATCGAGCGCAAGCCCGATCCGCTGACCGGGGAAGAGCGCACCTGCGTCAGCATCTTCATGAACGTGTTCAGCGTGCATGTGAACCGCTCGCCCGTGAGCGGCGTGGTGGAGCAGATCCGCTACTGGCCGGGCACGTTCGTCAATGCCGCCTACGACAAGGCCGCCACCGACAACGAGCGCTGCGGCTACCTGCTGCGCGGCGAGGACGGCGCCGCCTGGACCATGGTGCAGATCGCCGGGCTCATCGCCCGCCGCATCGTCTGCCGCGTGTCCGAAGGTGACGCCCTGGAGCGCGGCCAGCGCTACGGCATGATCCGCTTCGGTTCGCGTGTTGACCTTTACCTGCCCGAAGGCTATGTTCCCTCTGTGAGCATCGGCGAGCAGGTCTTCGCAGGCCAGAGCACGCTTGCCACCAGAAACTGA
- a CDS encoding diguanylate cyclase translates to MIGFIRNKPLPARRYLALLVLPWCVMLLLAVAVLWPYLARFRTTVEALQDVQLPGILEAQRTRTNLNMLRKQLAIIYLAEAPLERRRARLHAEALLAGMEHDPSPVAAEVLELGPRIRQLYDICMKADRGLSRLHRHEMELMLALNRLELATGRDLSGEVIFSHTGRDGVRHGRKAFDEMQRLLAPVERVCAASADLRDICDLLGQRRLALVGAWEEKLAADARARAQWQALEDTLLHLVNVISSRELQRSLEEAESLSHSTKYIVWSIFFFTLGLLAFLLVLLLLLRRDLLRPLVRIAGNLSRLRDGMQPEPIPAVRITELQEVVDIMPDLGGYLGSLRERSCRLEQEKAAYSRMSFMDSLTGIANRRALDMRLAGLADLRRAVSLIMLDVDLFKIYNDTLGHQEGDVCLHRVAQVMRGCLRGGDREIFRYGGEEFAVVLEEVPPEHALHVAERLRQAVEQLDIPHPGSPAGHVTISLGVAAVEELTPETLPRLLETADSALYRAKERGRNRAHLAGEVVKKSACLAADDRL, encoded by the coding sequence ATGATAGGCTTCATCCGTAACAAACCCTTGCCGGCCCGCCGGTATCTGGCCCTGCTGGTGCTGCCCTGGTGCGTGATGCTCCTGCTGGCTGTGGCCGTGCTCTGGCCCTATCTGGCCCGTTTCCGCACCACGGTGGAGGCATTGCAGGACGTGCAGCTGCCCGGGATCCTCGAAGCCCAGCGCACCCGGACCAACCTGAACATGCTGCGCAAGCAGCTGGCCATCATCTATCTGGCCGAGGCCCCCCTGGAGCGGCGGCGCGCCCGCCTGCATGCCGAGGCCCTGCTGGCCGGCATGGAGCATGATCCCTCGCCCGTGGCCGCCGAGGTCCTGGAGCTGGGCCCGCGCATCCGGCAGCTCTATGACATCTGCATGAAGGCGGACAGGGGCCTTTCCCGGCTGCACCGGCATGAGATGGAACTGATGCTGGCCCTCAACAGGCTGGAGCTGGCCACAGGGCGGGATCTGTCCGGGGAGGTGATCTTTTCCCACACCGGCAGGGACGGCGTGCGCCACGGCCGGAAAGCCTTTGACGAGATGCAGCGCCTGCTGGCCCCGGTGGAGCGCGTTTGCGCGGCATCCGCGGATCTCCGGGACATCTGCGACCTGCTCGGGCAGCGCAGGCTCGCCCTGGTGGGGGCCTGGGAAGAAAAGCTCGCCGCCGACGCCCGGGCCCGTGCCCAGTGGCAGGCCCTGGAGGACACGCTGCTGCATCTGGTCAATGTCATCTCCTCGCGCGAGTTGCAGCGCTCCCTGGAAGAAGCCGAATCCCTGTCCCATTCCACGAAATATATCGTCTGGAGCATCTTTTTCTTCACCCTGGGGCTGCTGGCCTTCCTGCTGGTCCTGCTCCTGCTGCTGCGGCGTGACCTGCTGCGGCCGCTGGTGCGCATCGCTGGCAACCTTTCCCGCCTGCGCGACGGCATGCAGCCGGAGCCCATCCCCGCCGTCCGCATCACCGAATTGCAGGAAGTGGTGGACATCATGCCCGACCTCGGCGGCTACCTGGGTTCCCTCAGGGAACGCAGCTGCCGGCTGGAACAGGAGAAGGCCGCCTACTCCCGCATGAGCTTCATGGACAGCCTGACGGGCATCGCCAACCGGCGTGCCCTGGACATGCGCCTGGCGGGCCTGGCGGATCTGCGGCGGGCGGTCAGCCTCATCATGCTGGATGTGGACCTGTTCAAGATCTATAATGACACGCTGGGCCATCAGGAAGGGGACGTATGCCTGCACCGGGTGGCCCAGGTCATGCGCGGCTGCCTGCGTGGCGGCGACCGCGAGATCTTCCGCTACGGCGGGGAGGAGTTCGCCGTGGTGCTGGAAGAGGTCCCGCCGGAGCATGCCCTGCATGTGGCCGAGCGCCTGCGCCAGGCCGTGGAGCAGCTGGACATCCCCCACCCCGGCAGCCCTGCCGGACATGTGACCATCAGCCTGGGCGTGGCCGCCGTCGAGGAGCTGACGCCCGAGACCCTGCCCCGGCTCCTGGAGACCGCCGACAGTGCCCTGTACCGCGCCAAGGAGCGCGGACGCAACAGGGCCCATCTTGCCGGGGAGGTCGTGAAAAAGTCCGCTTGCCTTGCGGCGGACGACAGGCTATAG
- a CDS encoding substrate-binding periplasmic protein: MQQFLISALCLCLCLAASPAAGEALHVGLTDDYPPLSYIDREGQRRGFEYDLADSLCRRLGRSCVWTFATQEKLLQGIRDGSLDLIFAQRLEPRQEGLLYSTPYYHSRAMCIGRPGGVGPGDAGARIGVYRGSVLEQRARGFWPGATIVTGSVGELIRRLQRGEIDVLFINDLAGYAFLLTDQGQEFDRLDVPFDAETKVTGSRVAVRTDRRDLLDAVNRALKALLYSGELHNRSRNYFQYIIY, from the coding sequence ATGCAGCAATTCCTTATCTCTGCCCTATGTTTATGCCTCTGCCTCGCGGCGTCGCCCGCGGCAGGCGAGGCCCTGCATGTGGGCCTCACGGACGATTACCCGCCCCTGTCCTACATCGACAGGGAAGGGCAGCGCCGGGGCTTCGAGTACGACCTGGCCGATTCCCTGTGCCGGCGGCTGGGGCGCTCCTGCGTCTGGACGTTCGCCACGCAGGAGAAGTTGCTGCAGGGGATTCGGGACGGCAGCCTGGACCTGATATTTGCCCAGCGCCTGGAGCCCAGGCAGGAAGGGCTGCTCTACAGCACCCCGTACTATCATTCGCGGGCCATGTGCATCGGGCGTCCCGGCGGGGTCGGCCCGGGGGACGCGGGGGCGCGCATCGGCGTCTACCGGGGCTCCGTGCTGGAGCAGCGGGCCCGGGGCTTCTGGCCCGGGGCCACCATCGTCACCGGCAGTGTGGGAGAGCTCATCCGCCGTCTGCAACGGGGCGAGATCGACGTTCTGTTCATCAACGACCTGGCCGGATATGCCTTTTTGCTGACGGACCAGGGGCAGGAATTCGACAGGCTGGATGTCCCCTTCGATGCCGAGACGAAGGTCACCGGGAGCCGTGTGGCGGTCAGGACGGATCGTCGCGATCTGCTGGATGCCGTGAACAGGGCCCTGAAGGCCCTGCTGTACAGTGGCGAGCTCCATAACCGCAGCCGCAACTATTTCCAGTACATCATCTACTGA
- a CDS encoding chemotaxis protein has product MRHSPLFLLVICALAALLAACGPRDIGTGTSEPDTTPAGVSGADTMRQPMTGNNSTQTMLYYFNRPDVMQSMQRSQFNTYMRHMGRDIPPEDPAYRAVPRQRSPFRQ; this is encoded by the coding sequence ATGAGACATTCGCCCCTTTTCCTGCTGGTCATCTGCGCCCTGGCGGCCCTGCTGGCCGCCTGCGGCCCCAGGGATATCGGTACCGGCACCTCGGAGCCCGACACCACGCCGGCCGGCGTCAGCGGTGCGGACACCATGCGCCAGCCCATGACCGGCAACAACAGTACCCAGACCATGCTGTATTATTTCAACCGGCCGGACGTCATGCAGTCCATGCAGCGCAGCCAGTTCAACACATACATGCGCCACATGGGCCGGGACATCCCGCCCGAAGATCCGGCTTACCGGGCCGTCCCCCGGCAGCGCAGCCCCTTCCGCCAATAG